Proteins from one Streptomyces roseifaciens genomic window:
- a CDS encoding MBL fold metallo-hydrolase, with protein MQTITLGGVDITRIVEWHSPVAPVPAIFPSSTPRMWKENESWLAPDFWRPATDQLVCNVQTWVLRSEGRTVLVDTGLGNDKDRPHMPDWSHLKTGYLERLAAAGVRPEDVDVVVNTHLHSDHIGWNTRLQDGVWVPTFPNATYLVARADFDYWNPDGPHTPRGVLGDLSLAEGVAEVFEDSVLPVHRAGQMVLWEGDGHRIDAGLSLEAAPGHTPGSSVVRLESGTERALFIGDLVHSPLQIAEPECDTCLSEDQAQATRSRRRFLEEAADTRALVFPAHFPGHGAAEVRREGGKFALARWAAFDRTEDGDPGPS; from the coding sequence ATGCAGACGATCACCTTGGGCGGAGTGGACATCACCCGCATCGTGGAATGGCACTCGCCGGTCGCGCCCGTTCCCGCCATCTTTCCTTCCAGCACTCCGCGGATGTGGAAGGAGAACGAGTCGTGGCTGGCGCCGGACTTCTGGCGGCCGGCCACCGACCAGCTGGTGTGCAACGTGCAGACGTGGGTGCTGCGCAGCGAGGGCCGTACGGTGCTCGTGGACACCGGGCTGGGCAACGACAAGGACCGGCCGCACATGCCGGACTGGTCGCACCTGAAGACCGGCTACCTGGAGCGGCTGGCCGCCGCCGGGGTCCGTCCCGAGGACGTGGACGTCGTCGTGAACACGCATCTGCACTCGGACCACATCGGCTGGAACACCCGGTTACAGGACGGCGTGTGGGTGCCGACGTTCCCGAACGCGACGTATCTCGTCGCCAGGGCGGACTTCGACTACTGGAACCCGGACGGCCCGCACACCCCCCGGGGCGTCCTCGGGGACCTGAGCCTCGCCGAGGGCGTCGCCGAGGTGTTCGAGGACAGTGTGCTCCCGGTGCACCGGGCCGGGCAGATGGTGCTCTGGGAGGGCGACGGCCACCGCATCGACGCGGGGCTGAGCCTGGAGGCCGCTCCCGGGCACACTCCGGGCTCATCCGTGGTGCGGCTGGAGTCGGGCACTGAGCGCGCCCTGTTCATCGGCGACCTGGTGCACAGCCCGCTGCAGATAGCGGAGCCCGAATGCGACACGTGCCTGAGCGAGGACCAGGCGCAGGCCACCCGCTCGCGCCGGCGGTTCCTGGAGGAGGCCGCCGACACGCGGGCCCTGGTGTTCCCTGCGCACTTTCCGGGTCACGGGGCCGCCGAAGTGCGCCGGGAGGGCGGGAAGTTCGCGCTCGCCCGCTGGGCGGCGTTCGACCGGACGGAGGACGGGGACCCGGGCCCGTCCTGA
- a CDS encoding PP2C family protein-serine/threonine phosphatase, with product MTHVTGPDGQPQAPRLPHRARLLVVAAYMLLVTAVVMDLASDPRWTVSPVLATAPVLASIGSRRARVPMLVGLGALVLVAPLAFADDEVPMLVHLTSGFTVLAITCVSTANVLLVATRERELLQSRSVAEAAQQTLLRPPPERMDGLRVAVRYLAAAAEARVGGDLYETLATPFGTRLLLGDVRGKGLSAIDTAAAVLGTFREAAQVEPSLTAVAGRLDAAMCRRRPGEEFVTAVLVQVAEPGRAELVNCGHLPPLLCRAGRVREVPAPVPQPPLALLGMVDDAYRGQAFVFERGDLLLLYTDGVTEARDAAGRFYPLAERLAGMPESAPAALLDRVVADLLAYAGGELSDDAALLAVRREQ from the coding sequence ATGACGCACGTCACCGGCCCGGACGGTCAGCCCCAGGCGCCGCGCCTGCCGCATCGCGCGCGCCTCCTCGTCGTGGCGGCGTACATGCTGCTGGTCACGGCCGTCGTGATGGACCTCGCGTCGGACCCGCGGTGGACGGTGTCCCCCGTCCTGGCCACCGCGCCGGTGCTCGCCAGCATCGGCTCCCGGAGGGCGCGGGTGCCGATGCTGGTCGGCCTGGGCGCGCTCGTCCTGGTCGCCCCGCTGGCGTTCGCCGACGACGAGGTGCCGATGCTCGTCCACCTGACGTCGGGCTTCACGGTGCTGGCCATCACGTGCGTCAGCACCGCGAACGTACTGCTGGTGGCCACGCGGGAGCGGGAGCTGCTGCAGTCGCGGTCGGTGGCGGAGGCCGCGCAGCAGACGCTGCTGCGGCCGCCGCCCGAGCGGATGGACGGGCTGCGGGTGGCGGTGCGCTATCTGGCCGCCGCCGCGGAGGCGCGCGTGGGCGGCGACCTGTACGAGACGCTGGCGACGCCGTTCGGGACGCGGCTGCTGCTGGGGGACGTGCGCGGCAAGGGGCTGTCCGCGATCGACACGGCGGCGGCCGTGCTGGGGACGTTCCGGGAGGCCGCGCAGGTCGAGCCCTCCCTCACGGCCGTGGCGGGGCGCCTGGACGCCGCGATGTGCCGGCGGCGGCCCGGCGAGGAGTTCGTGACCGCGGTGCTGGTCCAGGTGGCCGAGCCGGGCCGGGCGGAGCTGGTGAACTGCGGCCATCTGCCGCCGCTGCTGTGCCGGGCGGGCCGGGTCAGGGAGGTGCCGGCGCCGGTCCCCCAGCCGCCGCTGGCGCTGCTGGGCATGGTGGACGACGCGTACCGCGGGCAGGCATTCGTGTTCGAGCGGGGCGACCTGCTGCTGCTGTACACCGACGGGGTGACGGAGGCGCGGGACGCGGCGGGCCGCTTCTATCCGCTGGCGGAGCGCCTGGCCGGCATGCCGGAGTCGGCCCCGGCGGCGCTGCTGGACCGCGTCGTCGCGGATCTGCTGGCCTACGCGGGCGGCGAGCTGTCGGACGACGCGGCGCTCCTCGCGGTGCGGCGGGAGCAGTGA
- a CDS encoding carbamoyltransferase codes for MTQLVLGLSAFYHDSAAALVADGVPVAAAQEERFSRRRHDPSFPHEAVGYCLREAGAELGDVSAVAYYEDPALKFRRVLATYAGAAPYGLPSFLDGMPAWLGWKRRATRAVRDHLAGPQGRAVPEVVARRHHESHAASAFFASPYPSAAVLCVDGVGEWATTTVWQGVGTRLRHLAELRFPHSLGLLYSAFTYFCGFKVDSGEYKLMGLAPYGKPRFAPLIRERLIDVKPDGSFRLDLRRFEFLRGQVMTGPGFEQLFGGPRRRPEGPLTEREFDLAASVQQVTEDVVIRLARTARRLTGEPRLCLAGGVALNCVANGRLLEDAGLTELWVQPAAGDAGGSLGAALAEAHERGAPRAHLGSGHDAMAGALLGPAYSDDEIGAYLDAHGIPYERPGFDGVAQQVAGALAGGAIVGWFQGRMEFGPRALGSRSILADPRDPGMQSALNLRTKFRESFRPFAPAVLAEDAKDWFDLRQESPYMLIVGRVAAAQRLAAEVPEGVRGLDLLHVPRSTVPAVTHVDGSARVQTVDGRHPRLRRVLLAFKERTGCPVLVNTSFNVRGEPIVRTPREAYACFMRTNIDLLALGGFLLRKEEQPPWQEERDWRGEIPMD; via the coding sequence GTGACGCAGCTGGTTCTCGGCCTGTCGGCCTTCTATCACGACAGTGCGGCCGCGCTGGTCGCCGACGGCGTTCCGGTCGCGGCCGCTCAGGAGGAGCGGTTCAGCCGCAGGCGGCACGACCCGTCCTTCCCGCACGAGGCGGTCGGCTACTGCCTGCGGGAGGCCGGGGCGGAGCTCGGTGACGTCTCTGCGGTCGCCTACTACGAGGATCCGGCGCTGAAGTTCCGGCGGGTGCTCGCGACGTACGCGGGGGCGGCGCCGTACGGCCTCCCGTCGTTCCTGGACGGGATGCCGGCGTGGCTCGGCTGGAAGCGGCGCGCCACGCGGGCGGTGCGCGATCACCTCGCCGGGCCGCAGGGCCGGGCGGTGCCGGAGGTCGTGGCGCGGCGCCATCACGAGTCCCACGCCGCGTCGGCGTTCTTCGCGAGCCCCTACCCGTCGGCCGCCGTGCTGTGCGTCGACGGGGTCGGCGAGTGGGCGACGACCACCGTGTGGCAGGGCGTGGGCACCCGGCTGCGGCACCTCGCCGAGCTGCGGTTCCCGCACTCGCTGGGGCTGCTGTACTCGGCGTTCACCTACTTCTGCGGCTTCAAGGTCGACTCGGGCGAGTACAAGCTGATGGGCCTCGCTCCGTACGGGAAGCCGCGCTTCGCGCCGCTGATCCGGGAGCGGCTGATCGACGTCAAGCCGGACGGCTCGTTCCGGCTGGACCTGCGCCGGTTCGAGTTCCTGCGGGGGCAGGTGATGACCGGCCCCGGTTTCGAGCAGCTCTTCGGCGGCCCGCGGCGCCGGCCGGAAGGGCCGCTGACCGAGCGGGAGTTCGATCTGGCGGCGTCGGTGCAGCAGGTGACGGAGGACGTGGTGATCCGGCTGGCCCGCACCGCGCGGCGGCTGACCGGGGAGCCGCGGCTGTGCCTGGCGGGCGGCGTCGCGCTCAACTGCGTGGCCAACGGCAGGCTGCTGGAGGACGCGGGCCTGACGGAGCTATGGGTGCAGCCCGCGGCCGGTGACGCCGGGGGTTCGCTCGGGGCGGCGCTCGCGGAGGCCCACGAGCGGGGGGCGCCCCGCGCCCACCTGGGCTCCGGGCACGACGCGATGGCGGGTGCGCTGCTGGGCCCGGCGTATTCGGACGACGAGATCGGCGCGTACCTGGACGCCCACGGCATCCCGTACGAGCGCCCGGGCTTCGACGGCGTGGCGCAGCAGGTGGCCGGTGCGCTGGCGGGCGGTGCGATCGTGGGCTGGTTCCAGGGCCGGATGGAGTTCGGGCCGCGGGCGCTGGGCTCGCGCTCGATCCTCGCCGACCCGCGCGACCCGGGCATGCAGTCGGCGCTCAACCTGCGGACGAAGTTCCGCGAGTCGTTCCGGCCGTTCGCGCCCGCCGTGCTGGCCGAGGACGCGAAGGACTGGTTCGACCTGCGCCAGGAGAGCCCGTACATGCTGATCGTGGGCCGGGTGGCGGCCGCGCAGCGGCTGGCCGCCGAGGTGCCGGAGGGGGTGCGCGGCCTGGATCTGCTGCACGTGCCGAGGTCGACCGTCCCGGCGGTGACCCATGTGGACGGCTCGGCGCGGGTGCAGACCGTGGACGGGCGCCACCCGCGGCTGCGCCGGGTGCTGCTGGCGTTCAAGGAGCGCACCGGCTGCCCGGTGCTGGTGAACACGTCGTTCAACGTGCGCGGCGAGCCGATCGTCCGTACGCCGCGGGAGGCCTACGCGTGTTTCATGCGGACCAACATCGATCTGCTGGCACTGGGCGGCTTCCTGCTGCGCAAGGAGGAGCAGCCGCCGTGGCAGGAGGAGCGGGACTGGCGTGGCGAAATCCCGATGGACTGA
- a CDS encoding SGNH/GDSL hydrolase family protein, producing MKSPRAELVPHMEHYTFVLEDQPYIGFFQYGNERTPVYSTDSCGFRVTHTAGGPATVADGRPPGPVRLLAGSSAVFGVGASGDHATVSSRLGSHHAPGLPWLNFSGQSLNSAQELMLLTLFQHLLPEVAEIVVFSGVNNLVLSRLPAAQHGRHGAFFECGPAPDASAVPGPAERIAHAAGLTVRHLGGWKLLTGALGARLTFVLQPLAPWVREEPAAQEKALFDELDDVSNWRRLHNDIASMDVGRAYAAALREGCAGLGVPFLDMNEALGAATAPADWLFVDRVHCVDAGYDAVARVLAERLGTSS from the coding sequence ATGAAGTCCCCGCGCGCCGAACTCGTCCCCCACATGGAGCACTACACCTTCGTCCTGGAGGACCAGCCCTACATCGGCTTCTTCCAGTACGGAAACGAGCGGACCCCGGTGTACTCCACCGACTCCTGCGGATTCCGGGTCACCCACACGGCGGGCGGGCCGGCGACGGTGGCCGACGGCCGCCCGCCGGGCCCCGTCCGGCTGCTGGCCGGCAGCTCGGCGGTCTTCGGCGTGGGGGCGAGCGGGGACCACGCGACCGTCTCCTCGCGGCTGGGCAGCCACCACGCCCCGGGGCTGCCGTGGCTCAACTTCTCGGGCCAGAGCCTGAATTCGGCGCAGGAGCTGATGCTGCTGACGCTCTTCCAGCACCTGCTGCCCGAGGTGGCGGAGATCGTCGTCTTCTCCGGCGTCAACAACCTCGTGCTCAGCCGCCTGCCCGCGGCGCAGCACGGCCGGCACGGCGCCTTCTTCGAGTGCGGGCCCGCGCCGGACGCGTCCGCGGTGCCGGGCCCGGCCGAGCGGATCGCGCACGCCGCCGGGCTGACGGTCCGCCACCTCGGCGGGTGGAAGCTGCTGACCGGGGCGCTGGGGGCGCGGCTGACGTTCGTCCTGCAGCCGCTCGCGCCCTGGGTGCGGGAGGAGCCCGCGGCCCAGGAGAAGGCGCTGTTCGACGAGCTGGACGACGTCTCCAACTGGCGCCGGCTGCACAACGACATCGCCTCGATGGACGTCGGCCGCGCCTACGCGGCGGCCCTGCGCGAGGGCTGTGCGGGGCTGGGGGTGCCGTTCCTCGACATGAACGAGGCCCTCGGGGCGGCGACGGCGCCTGCGGACTGGCTGTTCGTGGACCGGGTGCACTGCGTCGACGCCGGGTACGACGCGGTCGCCCGCGTCCTCGCCGAGCGCCTCGGCACATCGTCCTGA
- a CDS encoding NAD(P)/FAD-dependent oxidoreductase, producing MTAEAYDTVIVGGGPAGLNAALYLGRSRRRVALVDSGDARNMAAGVMHNMLTNDGVTIADFRARARAEISRYGVEFLDDEVITVAPEGDRLVTTAKEAGALTSRTVLYAAGVRSKLPDVPGLAALWGKGVFECPYCHAYEVRDGSFGVYGGAVPGECLAATLTAWTSSLTYLSDRRELPEEERGFLAASGVDTVPDEVVGVSAHPDGVAVELAGGRSLSFTALFLHMDTEPRVEPLRPWLQAADLTSVQTDERGRTSLPRLYVAGDLGKNMQQAAMAAASGGLAAMAVNADLIREDRPGALYDLPPAAH from the coding sequence ATGACCGCGGAAGCGTATGACACCGTGATCGTCGGCGGCGGCCCGGCGGGCCTCAACGCGGCGCTGTACCTGGGCAGGTCGCGCAGGCGCGTCGCACTCGTCGACTCCGGCGACGCCCGGAACATGGCGGCCGGCGTCATGCACAACATGCTCACCAACGACGGGGTGACCATCGCGGACTTCCGTGCCCGCGCCCGCGCCGAAATCTCCCGCTACGGCGTGGAGTTCCTCGACGACGAGGTGATCACCGTGGCGCCCGAGGGCGACCGCCTGGTGACGACGGCCAAGGAGGCCGGGGCGCTCACGAGCCGCACGGTGCTCTACGCGGCCGGCGTGCGCTCGAAGCTGCCCGACGTGCCGGGGCTCGCCGCGCTGTGGGGCAAGGGCGTCTTCGAGTGCCCGTACTGCCACGCCTACGAGGTGCGCGACGGCTCCTTCGGCGTGTACGGCGGTGCGGTGCCCGGCGAGTGCCTCGCCGCGACCCTGACCGCCTGGACGTCCTCGCTCACCTACCTGTCGGACCGGCGTGAGCTGCCCGAGGAGGAGCGCGGATTCCTGGCCGCCTCCGGGGTGGACACCGTGCCCGACGAGGTCGTCGGCGTCTCGGCCCACCCCGACGGGGTGGCCGTCGAACTGGCCGGCGGGCGCTCGCTGTCCTTCACGGCCCTGTTCCTGCACATGGACACCGAGCCGCGCGTGGAGCCGCTGCGCCCCTGGCTGCAGGCCGCCGACCTCACCTCGGTGCAGACCGACGAGCGCGGCCGGACCTCGCTCCCCCGTCTGTACGTGGCCGGTGACCTGGGCAAGAACATGCAGCAGGCGGCCATGGCCGCGGCCAGCGGCGGCCTCGCCGCCATGGCCGTCAACGCCGACCTGATCCGCGAGGACCGGCCCGGCGCGCTCTACGACCTGCCGCCCGCCGCCCACTGA
- a CDS encoding MFS transporter, whose protein sequence is MTKTGAPARKPVLGSRFRWLWSSSVASNAGDGVTRTLLPLLVVASHPQPMVVAGLTAVNMLPWLLFALPAGVLADRHDRRRILLFSNVTRAAALLAAVAAFAAGTSLAVLYVLSFVLGIAETLAETAAPAMLPDIVESEHLEHANGRLFAPQVILNEMAGPPLAGLLVGVGATLALATGGALYGLAAVLLLGLAGVKAAPRTTPPPGTSAARSLWQDVRTGVAFVLTRAALTRTLAASALYGLVYSATFSMLVLLAYRTLHLHATGYGLLLTVGSVGSIAGTWLAPRLARRLPTLVLAQWSLILSGAAYVGLGLAGNTVLAGVAIFCNGIFMMSWNIPVLSLRQRFAPPELQGRVMSVSRLCSWGTMPIGAALGGLLARTTSVTTVFVSSGAVLILGSVALLAPLRQDMLTGEQPESSRIPHRDQQQHTDTERGEHDRGSV, encoded by the coding sequence TTGACCAAGACCGGGGCACCGGCCCGCAAGCCCGTGCTGGGCAGCCGCTTCCGCTGGCTGTGGTCGTCGTCCGTGGCGTCCAACGCCGGGGACGGCGTCACCCGCACCCTGCTGCCCCTGCTGGTGGTCGCGAGCCACCCGCAGCCGATGGTGGTGGCCGGGCTCACGGCGGTCAACATGCTGCCGTGGCTGCTGTTCGCACTGCCCGCGGGCGTCCTGGCGGACCGTCACGACCGGCGGCGCATCCTGCTGTTCAGCAACGTCACGCGCGCGGCCGCGCTGCTGGCGGCCGTCGCGGCGTTCGCGGCGGGCACGTCGCTGGCCGTGCTGTACGTGCTGTCCTTCGTCCTCGGGATCGCCGAGACCCTGGCGGAGACCGCGGCGCCCGCGATGCTGCCCGACATCGTGGAGTCGGAGCACCTGGAGCACGCCAACGGCCGGCTGTTCGCCCCGCAGGTCATCCTCAACGAGATGGCGGGTCCGCCGCTGGCCGGTCTCCTGGTCGGGGTCGGCGCGACCCTGGCGCTGGCGACGGGCGGGGCGCTCTACGGGCTCGCCGCCGTCCTGCTGCTGGGCCTGGCCGGCGTCAAGGCGGCCCCGCGCACGACGCCCCCGCCCGGCACGTCCGCGGCCCGCTCCCTGTGGCAGGACGTGCGCACGGGGGTCGCCTTCGTGCTCACGCGGGCGGCGCTCACCCGCACGCTGGCCGCCAGCGCTCTCTACGGCCTGGTGTACTCCGCGACGTTCTCGATGCTGGTGCTGCTCGCCTACCGCACCCTGCACCTGCACGCCACCGGCTACGGCCTGCTGCTGACCGTCGGCTCCGTCGGCTCGATCGCCGGGACGTGGCTCGCGCCCCGGCTGGCGCGGCGGCTGCCCACGCTCGTCCTGGCGCAGTGGTCGCTGATCCTGTCGGGCGCGGCCTACGTCGGCCTGGGCCTGGCCGGGAACACGGTCCTCGCGGGGGTCGCGATCTTCTGCAACGGCATCTTCATGATGAGCTGGAACATCCCGGTCCTGTCGCTGCGCCAGCGGTTCGCGCCGCCGGAACTGCAGGGCCGCGTGATGAGCGTGTCACGGCTGTGCTCGTGGGGAACGATGCCGATCGGAGCGGCCCTCGGCGGCCTGCTCGCCCGCACCACGTCCGTCACCACCGTCTTCGTCTCGTCCGGGGCCGTCCTGATCCTGGGATCCGTGGCCCTGCTCGCGCCGCTGCGCCAGGACATGCTCACCGGCGAACAGCCGGAGTCCTCCCGCATACCGCATCGAGACCAGCAGCAGCACACCGACACCGAAAGAGGAGAGCATGACCGCGGAAGCGTATGA
- a CDS encoding phytanoyl-CoA dioxygenase family protein — MARTQLRDIRKELPLRVLSPEDWEHWTTRGYVVVRQAVPAGNVERLEKALWEFEDMTPGDPSTWYAGRTDNQRLPGHSGLVEIYNHQAMWDNRQTQRVYDAFVDIWDATGLWVVIDFANVNPPNRGSREFGGFVHWDVDTSRRPLPISCQGVLSVSEGNEEIGGFQCVPGIFEKLDGWLEEQPPDRDPMTPDITGHEIETLQVDPGDLIIFNSLLPHGVRPNRSADRVRMAQYISMAPALEDDAALRDSRVRFWRDRIPPHEHEHHGSPRKKERELYGRAELTPLGERLLGLTSWS; from the coding sequence ATGGCGAGGACCCAGCTCAGGGACATCCGCAAGGAGCTGCCCCTGCGCGTGCTGTCCCCCGAGGACTGGGAGCACTGGACCACCCGCGGCTACGTCGTCGTCCGCCAGGCCGTGCCCGCCGGCAACGTGGAGCGGCTGGAGAAGGCCCTGTGGGAATTCGAGGACATGACCCCCGGGGACCCCTCCACCTGGTACGCAGGCCGCACGGACAACCAGCGGCTGCCCGGCCACAGCGGGCTGGTGGAGATCTACAACCACCAGGCCATGTGGGACAACCGGCAGACGCAGCGGGTGTACGACGCGTTCGTCGACATCTGGGACGCCACCGGCCTGTGGGTCGTGATCGACTTCGCCAACGTCAACCCGCCCAACCGCGGCAGCCGTGAGTTCGGCGGGTTCGTCCACTGGGACGTCGACACCTCCCGGCGGCCGCTGCCCATCAGCTGCCAGGGCGTGCTCTCGGTCAGCGAGGGCAACGAGGAGATCGGCGGCTTCCAGTGCGTGCCCGGCATCTTCGAGAAGCTGGACGGCTGGCTGGAGGAACAGCCGCCGGACCGCGACCCGATGACGCCGGACATCACCGGCCACGAGATCGAGACGCTGCAGGTGGACCCCGGCGACCTGATCATCTTCAACAGCCTGCTGCCGCACGGAGTGCGCCCGAACCGCTCCGCGGACCGGGTGCGTATGGCACAGTACATCTCCATGGCGCCCGCCCTGGAGGACGACGCCGCGCTCCGGGACAGCCGCGTACGGTTCTGGCGGGACCGGATCCCGCCGCACGAGCACGAGCACCACGGAAGCCCTCGCAAGAAGGAGCGCGAGCTCTACGGGCGCGCCGAGCTCACTCCGCTGGGCGAGCGGCTCCTGGGGCTCACGAGTTGGTCGTGA